In the genome of Treponema pedis, one region contains:
- a CDS encoding ArsA family ATPase → MKKIVIFTGKGGVGKTSLSAAAALTSAAENKKTLLVSTDMAHNLGDIFEMNLYGSVTPVSENLDILELNPPELMRKQFSEIKKNASALSGSIGFGINGLDNSFIIPGFENLFSLMEIKEIYEKEKYERIIVDCPPTGETLSLLKLPELLAWYMEKFFPVGKAFIRVLAPISKLRYGIKLPDKKALNDIEKMHESLLNLQEFLKNKDICSVRLVCTPEKMAVEETKRSFMYLNLYGYQVSGLFINRILPDDTEIPFMENWKSIQEKYIKELHSVFTDIPVIPIPWYPEEIRGKEAVENICRSELSHYNLFDVKTDIVREEYIKTEDGYILRIAIPYSEECKAEVINNNSDISIKLNNFIRCIPLPGVLYYSTVKGMDYSNGKLDIYLKPKNSTANDKEAE, encoded by the coding sequence ATGAAGAAAATTGTTATATTTACAGGTAAGGGAGGCGTCGGGAAAACAAGTCTTTCCGCAGCTGCGGCTCTTACTTCGGCAGCCGAAAATAAAAAAACGCTTCTTGTAAGTACGGATATGGCTCATAATTTGGGCGATATTTTTGAAATGAATTTGTACGGTTCCGTAACTCCCGTTTCCGAAAACCTTGATATTCTTGAACTTAATCCGCCTGAACTTATGCGAAAGCAGTTTTCCGAAATTAAAAAAAACGCTTCCGCCCTGTCGGGAAGCATAGGCTTCGGTATAAACGGTCTTGATAACAGTTTTATAATCCCCGGTTTTGAAAATCTTTTTTCTCTTATGGAAATAAAAGAAATTTATGAAAAAGAAAAGTATGAAAGAATTATCGTCGACTGTCCGCCTACAGGGGAAACTCTTTCTCTTTTAAAACTGCCTGAACTTCTTGCATGGTATATGGAAAAATTCTTTCCGGTAGGTAAGGCTTTTATAAGGGTTCTTGCTCCTATTTCAAAATTACGGTACGGTATTAAACTTCCGGATAAAAAAGCATTGAACGATATAGAAAAAATGCACGAATCGCTTTTAAACCTGCAAGAATTTCTTAAAAATAAAGATATTTGCTCTGTACGTCTTGTGTGTACTCCTGAAAAAATGGCTGTGGAAGAAACAAAACGCAGTTTTATGTATTTGAATCTTTACGGATATCAAGTAAGCGGTTTATTTATAAACAGGATTCTTCCGGATGATACCGAAATTCCTTTTATGGAAAATTGGAAAAGCATTCAGGAAAAATACATAAAAGAATTACATTCCGTATTTACGGACATACCCGTTATTCCGATTCCATGGTATCCTGAAGAAATACGCGGTAAAGAAGCTGTAGAGAATATTTGTCGTAGTGAACTTTCGCATTATAATTTATTTGATGTAAAAACGGATATAGTGCGGGAAGAGTATATCAAAACTGAAGACGGATATATATTAAGAATAGCAATTCCTTATTCCGAGGAGTGTAAGGCGGAGGTTATAAATAATAATTCGGATATAAGTATAAAGCTGAATAATTTTATACGATGTATTCCTCTCCCGGGCGTATTGTATTACAGTACAGTCAAAGGAATGGATTACAGTAACGGGAAGCTGGATATATATCTTAAACCTAAAAATTCTACGGCTAACGATAAGGAGGCGGAATGA
- a CDS encoding prenyltransferase, which yields MEKYTKLTLRMALQLAAPHTWVASIYPAVFGIIFSNIKGYGLNIFSSIMLIAVCILMQSAVNTFNDYADYIKGTDSINDNVEKTDSVLVYNNVNPHHVLFLGILYLTLGASLGIYCSIKTGLMPLYIGAIGGAVVLLYSLGPLPLSYLPMGEAVSGIVMGGFIPLAVASAADNKLHLEVLAYSLPLIIGISLIMMTNNGCDIEKDKTAGRRTLPVIMGRNKTVSIYKNMILLWLTVLCILPLILFGIPGLICTFTIIIPGRKYFIKQMKSKLEQSDRISLMKGIVAANMFGGGAYIISAVIKLAVMR from the coding sequence ATGGAAAAATACACAAAACTTACACTGCGAATGGCTCTTCAATTAGCCGCACCTCATACATGGGTTGCCTCAATTTATCCGGCTGTCTTCGGAATAATTTTCAGCAATATAAAAGGATACGGTTTAAATATTTTCTCAAGCATAATGCTTATTGCCGTATGCATACTTATGCAATCCGCCGTAAACACATTTAACGACTATGCGGATTATATTAAAGGAACCGACAGCATAAACGATAATGTCGAAAAAACAGATTCTGTACTTGTATATAATAACGTAAATCCGCACCATGTATTGTTTTTAGGCATTTTATACTTAACTTTAGGCGCAAGCCTCGGAATATACTGCTCAATAAAAACAGGCCTTATGCCCTTATACATAGGAGCGATAGGAGGAGCTGTAGTTTTACTTTATTCTCTCGGCCCCTTACCGCTTTCATACCTCCCGATGGGAGAGGCCGTTTCCGGTATTGTAATGGGAGGCTTTATTCCGCTCGCCGTAGCATCTGCCGCCGACAATAAACTTCATCTTGAAGTACTTGCCTACAGCCTTCCGCTTATAATAGGTATATCTCTTATTATGATGACAAATAACGGCTGCGATATTGAAAAAGACAAAACTGCAGGACGGCGCACACTTCCGGTAATAATGGGAAGAAATAAAACCGTTTCAATTTATAAAAATATGATATTACTGTGGCTTACGGTTTTATGCATACTACCTTTAATACTGTTCGGAATACCGGGGCTTATCTGTACATTTACAATTATTATTCCGGGACGAAAATATTTTATAAAACAAATGAAATCAAAACTCGAACAAAGTGATAGAATATCCTTAATGAAGGGAATTGTTGCTGCAAATATGTTCGGCGGCGGGGCTTATATAATATCTGCGGTAATAAAACTCGCCGTTATGAGGTAA
- the ldhH gene encoding L-lactate dehydrogenase (quinone) large subunit LdhH encodes MSNENLKQEIQSALENATLGKTLGNFCKNYPARREKSYEGVDFKTTQQMVKKVKSYAADHIDEIIEEFTKNCEARGGHVYHAKSAEDAMEWIRKLVKEKGIKNIAKSKSMASEEIHFNKILQEDGVDVQETDLGEFIISLEKNTPVHMVMPALHLNKEQVADLFTDYTKVKNEPVILKEVRTARKVMRDKFTSAEMGVSGANIAVAETGTVFTLTNEGNGRMVGTLPDTHLYIFGIEKFVKSFSDARWIFKALPRNGTAQRITSYLSMYTGACEVTSNKETDEKKKKDFYCVILDDPGRRAILASQDFRQIFDCIRCGACLDVCPAFALVGGHVYGSNVYTGGIGTMLTHFLVSEERASQIQSICLQCGRCDEVCGGGLNISEMIMKLREKKMQEKPDAVAKFALDAVTDRKLFHSMLRIASIVQEPFTKGQPMIRHLPLFLSGLTKGRSFPAIAKVPFRDIFPTIEQEVPNPKGTAALFAGCLLDFVYVDLARALIANMNSIGYKVEFPMGQACCGCPASSLGDVENAQKEAAINIEGMNAEKYDYIISACPSCTHQLKLYPSFFEEGTPMHKRATIIADKSVDFCKLFYDLGGVSDKGDDKPIKVTYHDSCHLKRSLGVTKEQRELIKNIKGVEFVEMNEHDNCCGFGGSYCMLYPEISSPILENKIKNIQESGAKIVAVDCPGCIMQIKGGLDARGLDIDVKHTAELIAEKRGLV; translated from the coding sequence ATGTCAAATGAAAATTTAAAACAGGAAATACAGTCGGCACTGGAAAACGCCACTTTGGGTAAGACCTTGGGTAATTTTTGTAAAAACTATCCCGCACGCAGAGAAAAATCTTATGAAGGCGTTGATTTTAAAACTACACAGCAAATGGTTAAAAAAGTTAAATCCTATGCGGCGGACCATATCGATGAAATAATTGAAGAATTTACAAAAAACTGTGAAGCAAGAGGCGGTCATGTTTATCATGCAAAAAGCGCCGAAGATGCAATGGAATGGATACGTAAACTTGTAAAAGAAAAAGGTATTAAAAACATTGCAAAATCGAAATCGATGGCGTCGGAAGAAATTCATTTTAACAAAATATTGCAGGAAGACGGAGTAGACGTTCAGGAAACCGACCTCGGCGAATTTATAATATCACTTGAAAAAAACACACCCGTTCATATGGTTATGCCCGCTCTTCACTTAAATAAAGAACAGGTTGCAGACCTTTTTACGGATTACACAAAGGTTAAAAACGAACCGGTTATATTAAAAGAAGTAAGAACAGCCCGTAAGGTAATGCGGGATAAATTCACAAGTGCCGAAATGGGTGTTTCAGGTGCCAACATTGCCGTTGCCGAGACGGGAACCGTGTTTACCCTTACAAACGAGGGCAACGGACGAATGGTAGGAACGCTTCCGGATACCCATTTATACATATTCGGTATTGAAAAATTCGTAAAATCATTTTCGGACGCCCGCTGGATTTTTAAAGCCTTACCCAGAAACGGAACGGCTCAGAGAATTACCTCTTATTTATCTATGTACACGGGAGCATGTGAAGTTACTTCAAATAAAGAAACGGACGAAAAAAAGAAAAAAGATTTTTATTGCGTAATACTTGACGACCCGGGCCGAAGAGCAATCCTTGCAAGTCAAGATTTCAGGCAAATATTTGACTGCATAAGATGCGGAGCCTGTCTTGATGTATGTCCCGCCTTTGCTCTTGTAGGAGGACACGTTTACGGTTCAAACGTATACACGGGCGGTATAGGAACTATGCTCACGCATTTTTTAGTTTCGGAAGAAAGGGCATCGCAAATTCAAAGTATTTGTCTTCAATGCGGAAGATGTGATGAAGTATGCGGCGGCGGACTTAATATTTCCGAAATGATTATGAAGTTAAGAGAGAAAAAAATGCAGGAAAAACCCGATGCGGTTGCGAAATTCGCCTTGGACGCCGTAACGGACAGAAAACTTTTCCACTCTATGCTTAGAATAGCCTCCATAGTGCAGGAGCCTTTTACGAAAGGTCAGCCTATGATAAGGCACTTACCTCTTTTCTTATCGGGGCTTACCAAAGGAAGGAGCTTTCCGGCCATTGCCAAAGTACCGTTTAGAGACATCTTCCCGACAATTGAACAGGAAGTTCCCAATCCCAAAGGGACGGCGGCGTTATTTGCAGGCTGCCTCCTTGATTTTGTTTATGTAGACCTTGCCCGAGCTCTTATCGCTAACATGAACTCCATAGGATACAAGGTTGAATTCCCTATGGGACAAGCCTGTTGCGGTTGTCCCGCTTCAAGTTTAGGCGATGTAGAAAATGCACAAAAAGAAGCGGCCATAAATATTGAAGGAATGAATGCCGAAAAATACGACTATATAATTTCCGCATGTCCTTCATGTACACACCAGCTTAAACTATACCCGTCATTTTTTGAAGAAGGAACGCCTATGCACAAAAGAGCGACAATCATTGCCGATAAATCAGTCGATTTTTGCAAACTCTTTTATGACCTGGGCGGAGTTTCCGACAAAGGAGATGATAAACCAATCAAAGTTACATATCACGATTCATGCCACCTTAAAAGAAGTCTCGGCGTAACAAAAGAACAGCGCGAACTTATAAAAAATATAAAAGGCGTTGAATTTGTTGAAATGAATGAACATGACAACTGTTGCGGTTTCGGCGGCTCTTACTGTATGTTATATCCTGAAATCTCATCGCCCATTCTTGAAAATAAAATTAAAAACATACAGGAATCGGGCGCAAAAATCGTTGCGGTAGACTGTCCCGGCTGTATTATGCAAATTAAGGGCGGTCTTGATGCCAGAGGATTGGACATAGATGTTAAGCACACAGCTGAACTTATTGCCGAAAAAAGAGGTTTGGTTTAA
- a CDS encoding polyprenyl synthetase family protein, with amino-acid sequence MKNTSAADVQIFKLPELESLMEKMADCVKKYIYLIIGDSLKKTEAGKVINDAVASSGKMIRAKLLLLCGILGPLWEKNKEKLCALAAILELTHLASLIHDDIVDEAPYRRGKPSVQSKYGKNAAVYAGDFIIAKIYHYQTENGFNTSAVELSKAIEQMCIGEIGQDTFRYNEKITEKEYLRNIKGKTCALFKTACRMGASEAGCSDELINKLEILGENIGFMLQLRDDLLDFTAEGKTLGKNTHRDFFSGIYTMPLIKALENKNAENGLLPIILENSNRKLSKKEIAEIEEKVVYFGGVEKTRLKIKALAKKNKDILNLIGNQNDAVKLIKKIVECLEV; translated from the coding sequence TTGAAAAACACAAGTGCTGCCGATGTACAAATTTTTAAACTTCCCGAACTTGAAAGCCTTATGGAAAAAATGGCGGATTGCGTAAAAAAATACATTTACCTGATTATAGGCGATTCGCTTAAAAAAACCGAAGCGGGTAAGGTAATCAATGATGCCGTTGCCTCTTCAGGAAAAATGATAAGAGCAAAACTGCTTTTACTTTGCGGAATTCTGGGGCCTTTATGGGAAAAAAACAAAGAAAAACTATGTGCATTGGCGGCAATACTTGAACTTACTCATCTTGCATCTTTAATACATGATGACATTGTAGACGAAGCCCCTTACAGGCGCGGGAAACCTTCCGTACAAAGCAAATACGGAAAAAACGCCGCAGTATATGCCGGGGACTTTATTATCGCAAAAATTTATCACTACCAGACGGAAAACGGTTTTAACACATCGGCGGTTGAACTTTCAAAAGCTATAGAACAAATGTGTATAGGAGAAATAGGACAGGATACTTTCCGGTACAATGAAAAAATAACGGAAAAAGAATACTTACGTAATATAAAAGGAAAAACATGCGCCCTGTTTAAAACCGCTTGCAGGATGGGAGCAAGCGAAGCGGGTTGTTCCGATGAATTGATAAACAAACTTGAAATATTGGGTGAAAATATCGGTTTTATGCTTCAGCTTAGAGACGACCTGCTTGATTTTACCGCCGAAGGGAAAACTTTAGGCAAAAACACTCACAGAGATTTTTTTAGCGGCATTTATACAATGCCGCTTATTAAAGCATTGGAAAATAAAAACGCTGAAAACGGCTTACTGCCTATTATACTTGAAAATTCAAATAGAAAACTTTCAAAAAAAGAAATTGCGGAAATCGAAGAAAAAGTCGTATACTTCGGAGGAGTTGAAAAAACCCGTCTTAAAATTAAAGCACTTGCAAAAAAAAATAAAGATATTTTGAATTTAATCGGAAATCAAAACGATGCCGTTAAACTGATTAAAAAGATAGTGGAATGCTTAGAGGTATAA
- a CDS encoding LutC/YkgG family protein, producing MSSMTDDLYNLFKKNLESVNGSCRRVSKAGLGKAVAEVFKEQGISSTCVFESEFLKEAAVVSELEAAGITVHTDHIRLHAETDKGGVSEAQHGIAELGTIVQEQDDVDGRIVATMSEYYIGIIKGSLIVPTYDDMFDILSAMPLLPNYIGFITGPSRTADIECVATVGVHGPIDVCIIVVEDE from the coding sequence ATGAGTAGTATGACAGATGATTTATATAATCTATTTAAGAAAAATCTCGAAAGTGTAAACGGAAGCTGCCGGCGCGTTTCCAAGGCAGGTCTTGGAAAAGCCGTCGCGGAAGTATTTAAAGAACAGGGTATTTCTTCTACCTGTGTTTTTGAATCCGAGTTTTTAAAAGAAGCCGCAGTTGTATCGGAACTTGAAGCTGCAGGTATAACGGTTCATACCGACCATATACGTCTGCATGCCGAAACGGATAAGGGCGGAGTTTCCGAAGCGCAGCACGGTATAGCCGAACTCGGAACTATAGTACAGGAACAGGATGACGTTGACGGAAGAATTGTAGCCACTATGTCCGAGTATTATATCGGAATAATAAAGGGTTCTCTAATTGTACCTACATATGACGATATGTTTGACATATTGAGTGCAATGCCCCTGCTTCCCAATTATATCGGATTTATAACCGGCCCAAGCCGTACGGCGGATATTGAATGTGTAGCTACGGTAGGGGTACACGGGCCTATCGATGTATGCATAATTGTAGTAGAAGATGAATAG
- a CDS encoding ATP-binding cassette domain-containing protein yields the protein MKKNTFIRTFRLLFDSSPIRVSVVLFLTLISGIMPSMRILISIKLINLIAEAVTNFENFNFAGTFYLLIAWAAVSAALELAVALQGTLNTIITEKFSALIMTALSEKLGALDDLSFFETAENLVKIDMVRDQIHVRPQNYVFNLTLNLQKIINLFSMFAVLFSVNYFLPVLMLCSTVPVFLITQKVGKKQWSKTKKLQNEKLKLTTYIKHALESEKAKDNFLFGFTENFKDSYKKTRDGYLKKFIQIAHRGLFFQVISTLISSAIAIALFFLMIFIIIKEHLAVGAVAGYVQTFIYTQYEIQDIATYGRWYFILMGYFQNFFFLIDWEASDEESHKNRKIVLNEKIYSIELKNVWFGYNVNGDDEKNYIIKDLSLFIDGKKPYAVVGKNGSGKTTLVKLLTKFYTPQKGSIIINGKYELKDLDTKEYQNRLSAVFQDFAFYTGFTVDENIFVKSEHSAAEENEKLKKINYFGEEFKQRLAGKYTSIVGMQYGGEEFSGGQRQRIAALRSFIKQSDVMFFDEPTSAIDPIAENEFIENIFMQAKEKISVIVTHRMGSVRSCGEIIVMDNGRLIEQGGFDFLMSKNGLFAKLYNSQKKGFSEDDGI from the coding sequence ATGAAAAAAAATACATTTATCCGCACATTCCGCTTATTGTTTGACAGTTCTCCTATACGGGTGAGTGTCGTACTTTTCCTTACGCTTATTTCCGGAATAATGCCTTCAATGCGAATTCTTATTTCAATTAAATTAATAAACTTAATTGCAGAGGCTGTTACAAATTTTGAAAATTTTAATTTTGCCGGAACATTTTATCTTCTTATTGCTTGGGCCGCTGTTTCAGCGGCTTTGGAATTGGCAGTTGCACTTCAAGGTACATTAAATACAATTATAACCGAAAAATTTTCCGCTTTAATTATGACGGCATTATCGGAAAAGTTGGGAGCTTTAGATGATTTAAGTTTTTTTGAAACTGCGGAAAACCTTGTAAAGATTGATATGGTTCGGGACCAAATACATGTACGTCCGCAAAATTACGTTTTTAACTTAACGCTTAATTTACAAAAAATTATAAATTTATTCAGTATGTTTGCAGTTTTATTTTCAGTTAATTATTTTTTACCTGTTTTAATGCTTTGCTCTACCGTTCCCGTTTTTTTAATTACGCAAAAAGTCGGAAAAAAGCAATGGAGTAAAACGAAAAAACTGCAAAATGAAAAACTCAAACTTACGACATATATTAAACATGCACTTGAAAGTGAAAAAGCAAAAGATAATTTTTTATTCGGTTTTACCGAAAATTTTAAAGATTCATACAAAAAAACACGTGACGGATATTTAAAAAAATTTATTCAAATAGCACATAGAGGTTTATTTTTTCAAGTTATCAGTACTCTTATTTCTTCGGCAATAGCTATAGCTTTGTTTTTTCTTATGATTTTTATTATTATAAAAGAACATCTTGCGGTGGGTGCCGTTGCAGGTTATGTGCAGACATTTATCTATACACAATATGAAATTCAAGATATTGCAACGTATGGGCGTTGGTACTTTATTTTAATGGGTTATTTTCAGAACTTCTTTTTTCTTATAGATTGGGAAGCTAGTGATGAAGAATCGCATAAAAATAGAAAAATCGTTTTAAATGAAAAAATATATTCGATTGAATTAAAAAATGTTTGGTTCGGTTACAATGTAAACGGAGATGATGAAAAAAATTATATAATAAAAGATCTCTCACTTTTTATCGACGGCAAAAAACCGTATGCTGTTGTCGGTAAAAACGGGAGCGGGAAAACAACTCTGGTAAAACTTTTAACTAAATTTTATACACCGCAAAAAGGGAGTATAATAATTAACGGTAAATACGAGTTAAAAGACTTAGATACGAAAGAATATCAAAATCGTTTATCGGCGGTTTTTCAGGACTTTGCATTTTATACAGGATTTACTGTAGATGAAAATATTTTTGTAAAGTCGGAACATTCCGCTGCTGAAGAAAATGAAAAACTTAAAAAGATAAATTATTTCGGAGAAGAATTTAAACAACGGCTTGCAGGTAAATATACTTCGATTGTAGGAATGCAATACGGAGGTGAAGAGTTTTCAGGCGGTCAGCGTCAGCGGATTGCGGCATTGCGTTCTTTTATAAAACAAAGCGATGTAATGTTTTTCGATGAACCCACCTCCGCTATTGATCCAATTGCCGAAAATGAATTTATCGAAAATATTTTTATGCAAGCGAAAGAGAAAATATCCGTTATTGTAACGCACAGAATGGGAAGTGTAAGATCCTGCGGTGAAATCATTGTAATGGATAATGGACGGTTAATTGAACAGGGCGGTTTCGATTTCCTTATGTCGAAAAACGGTCTTTTTGCAAAACTTTATAACAGTCAGAAAAAAGGTTTTAGCGAAGATGACGGTATATAG
- a CDS encoding FAD-dependent oxidoreductase, with amino-acid sequence MSDEKFDAIIVGGGLAGSSAAIVLANAGLEVLLVERGDYCGAKNMTGGRIYGHSLEKIIPGFAKEAPIERKVIKEQISLMSADSSLDVGFRSKKLSSEADNASYTVLRATFDQWLASKAEEAGAEIIPGILVTNLILEDGKVIGVEATGEKLYADVVILADGVNSLLAQSIGMKKALEPNQVAVGAKEVIRLGEDVINQRFGLAEGEGLSWLACGDPTMGGFGGGLLYTNKDTVSIGIVATLSDIGHSDLSINQLLDRFKQHPSIAPYIEGGKVIEYSGHLVPEEGIHMIPELYRDGILIAGDAAGFCVNLGFTVRGMDFAIESGRLAAETVIRAREAGDFSAQTLSYYKKALDNSFVIKEMESYKGFPTILSRREIFETLPEMVNDIAAKAFTVDGKPGPGLIMYIVNSVAQRTTASEVMNLITAILEAF; translated from the coding sequence ATGAGCGATGAAAAATTTGATGCCATAATAGTTGGCGGGGGGCTTGCCGGAAGTTCGGCGGCAATTGTTCTTGCTAATGCAGGACTTGAAGTGCTTTTAGTAGAAAGAGGAGACTACTGCGGAGCTAAAAATATGACCGGCGGACGTATTTACGGGCACAGCCTTGAAAAAATTATCCCAGGCTTTGCTAAAGAAGCTCCGATTGAAAGAAAGGTTATAAAGGAGCAAATCTCCCTTATGAGTGCGGACAGCTCCCTTGATGTAGGTTTCAGGTCAAAAAAATTAAGCTCCGAAGCCGACAACGCCTCATACACCGTACTTAGAGCGACCTTTGACCAATGGCTTGCCTCCAAGGCGGAAGAGGCGGGAGCCGAAATTATCCCCGGCATTTTGGTAACCAATCTGATTCTTGAAGACGGCAAAGTAATAGGCGTTGAAGCTACAGGTGAAAAACTTTATGCGGATGTAGTTATCCTTGCCGACGGAGTTAATTCCCTTCTTGCCCAAAGCATAGGAATGAAAAAAGCGCTTGAACCCAATCAAGTTGCCGTAGGAGCAAAAGAAGTTATAAGACTGGGAGAAGACGTTATAAACCAAAGATTCGGTCTTGCAGAAGGAGAAGGGCTTTCATGGCTTGCCTGCGGAGACCCAACCATGGGAGGCTTCGGAGGAGGCTTACTTTATACAAACAAAGACACTGTCTCAATAGGAATAGTTGCAACCCTAAGCGATATAGGTCACAGCGACCTTTCAATAAACCAATTGCTTGACAGATTTAAACAACACCCGTCCATTGCCCCGTATATTGAAGGCGGAAAAGTAATAGAATACTCCGGGCATCTCGTTCCCGAAGAAGGCATACATATGATACCGGAACTTTACAGAGACGGAATTCTTATCGCAGGAGATGCCGCCGGATTTTGCGTAAACCTGGGATTTACCGTAAGAGGTATGGATTTTGCAATTGAATCCGGACGTCTTGCCGCAGAAACCGTAATCAGGGCGCGCGAAGCGGGAGATTTCAGCGCACAAACCCTTTCCTACTATAAAAAAGCGCTTGACAACAGCTTTGTTATAAAAGAAATGGAAAGCTATAAAGGCTTCCCGACAATCCTGTCCAGAAGAGAAATCTTTGAAACCCTTCCTGAAATGGTAAATGATATAGCGGCAAAAGCTTTTACCGTGGACGGAAAACCCGGACCGGGCTTAATTATGTATATAGTCAATTCCGTTGCGCAGCGGACAACCGCATCGGAAGTTATGAACTTAATTACCGCAATACTGGAGGCGTTTTAA
- the ubiE gene encoding bifunctional demethylmenaquinone methyltransferase/2-methoxy-6-polyprenyl-1,4-benzoquinol methylase UbiE: protein MKTETKEKKVHKIFETISDRYDKANNRISIYMHKKWKMNLVNKIIRGSSKGNNILDVCCGTGDIAIWTAKKRRDISVTGIDFSSSMLQKARQKSIKIKNITWQQADALKLPFPDNTFDSADISFGLRNTSEYEKVLFEMKRVVKKGSNIYCLDSFIPENKFIRPFHKFYFKHIVPVLGGGIHCHKEYLWLYESTSKFLGKKDLMKLYSKIGLANTACYSYFFGCCALICGQK, encoded by the coding sequence ATGAAAACGGAAACAAAAGAAAAAAAAGTACATAAAATTTTCGAAACCATTTCCGATAGATATGACAAGGCTAATAACCGTATAAGCATTTATATGCACAAAAAGTGGAAAATGAATCTTGTCAATAAAATCATAAGGGGCAGCTCCAAAGGAAATAATATACTTGACGTTTGCTGCGGGACGGGCGACATTGCAATATGGACGGCAAAAAAAAGACGGGATATTTCCGTTACCGGTATAGACTTTTCATCTTCCATGCTGCAAAAAGCTCGACAAAAAAGCATTAAAATAAAAAATATTACTTGGCAACAGGCCGACGCTTTAAAACTGCCGTTTCCCGACAACACCTTTGATTCGGCGGATATTTCATTCGGTTTACGGAATACCTCAGAGTACGAAAAGGTTTTATTTGAAATGAAAAGGGTTGTAAAAAAAGGAAGCAACATCTATTGTTTGGACTCATTTATACCTGAAAATAAATTTATACGCCCTTTTCATAAATTTTATTTTAAACATATAGTCCCCGTCTTAGGCGGAGGCATACACTGTCACAAAGAGTATTTATGGCTGTATGAGTCCACTTCTAAATTTCTTGGAAAAAAAGACTTAATGAAATTATATTCTAAAATAGGTCTTGCAAATACGGCTTGTTACAGCTATTTTTTCGGTTGCTGTGCGCTTATATGCGGACAAAAATAG